A single genomic interval of Sander lucioperca isolate FBNREF2018 chromosome 9, SLUC_FBN_1.2, whole genome shotgun sequence harbors:
- the LOC116046035 gene encoding TERF1-interacting nuclear factor 2-like isoform X3, with the protein MSKILMDHGFLPLSSLRLIVPPLQLVSAALWEIVKQGAVMYYGLLEEFVTSVLETVPELLTYTERVQLAMGLRAKVVLELCSNRDFASPQAIQPHLSRINTYITHQDKETSSSEVKASVTNFLKLVQTLVDDQCQRDTFYQKIFPTVFGPKYDSALLALMRKFLFNLQKLLPVPNLEQSV; encoded by the exons ATGAGCAAGATATTAATGGACCATG gtttccttcctctttcctctctccgTCTTATCGTGCCCCCTCTGCAGCTTGTGTCTGCAGCTCTGTGGGAGATAGTGAAGCAGGGAGCTGTGATGTACTATGGTCTGCTGGAGGAGTTCGTTACCTCAGTGCTGGAAACAGTCCCTGAACTGctcacatacacagagagagtCCAACTAGCTATGGGCCTACGTGCAAAG GTGGTGCTAGAGTTGTGCAGCAACAGGGATTTTGCCAGCCCACAGGCCATCCAGCCTCATCTGAGCAGAATAAACACCTACATTACACACCAGGATAAAGAG ACTTCCAGCTCTGAGGTAAAAGCATCAGTGACAAACTTCCTGAAGCTTGTTCAAACTCTAGTGGATGACCAATGTCAGAGAGATACATTTTATCAG AAAATCTTTCCAACAGTGTTCGGCCCTAAATATGACTCAGCCCTACTGGCTCTAATGAGAAAGTTCCTCTTCAATCTGCAGAAGCTTTTACCTGTTCCAAACCTTGAACAA AGTGTGTAG
- the LOC116046035 gene encoding zinc finger protein Xfin-like isoform X2, translating into MRKFLFNLQKLLPVPNLEQTSLWLSLSPSILKECVDFLNQPEPLNTLIQHHKHHGHKVPQALSSSGDDCILSSLSYHLPHVDNDKGDTLGSESKKKKKEENSKVINSELLRNNDRNGHKHVIDLTEDQGASVEVILQPFDESESNDDDDMDKEWFHHLKTGSTTSSKTFKCLVCGRDFGSPRKLKEHKITHSGCCTNPTSQSNYVGQSSFFEKINVQPKPKTFENNASRSENRLSSCASATTHNPSNLYSLQNSEQSNDDSSLVCHVCGKSFTYPKNFDKHQRTCVVSSKRQAETDPQCSTSLAHHSKPNPVDKTKEYFFTETGLSNGLPQESISLDSPQEQMCKRSSRVKQCSACGEVFTCSVDLMRHMRCHTEHSPYLCSYCGKHFDNYEDCETHQEGKCRVSHQHSQDNSSGNANKRNQENSVVSSGITQIPTTRDASANSQAKSTLTCQECGQAFTYYKSFEKHQSRCSKRAPRRKKPTNANHCVINACNFRSADNSDGRHAEASSETKESETAKTLTSAEHADDSQTESRAIKCTMCEKNFSEIVLMKRHYSKSHKVRGSYPCPLCKRTFVRLCELVRHQQNKRLYQCAACKKCYTKPGLLNDHEKVHSASVAPHICETCGKSFKSLAHLILHQSKHRERQPSVCSYCGKQFSTKDCLRAHMVRHTGGYPCPVCGKKFYQKTYLKWHLYKHTGQEPYLCDTCGKGWPSAAQLKLHMIEHTEERPFKCEDCGACYKRGSHLMAHRRAKHIRLRPFVCEVCSKAFRLNGELKKHMMVHTGERPFTCPRCDKRFTRNSRLREHREKACL; encoded by the exons ATGAGAAAGTTCCTCTTCAATCTGCAGAAGCTTTTACCTGTTCCAAACCTTGAACAA ACTTCCCTTTGGCTCAGTCTCTCTCCTTCTATCTTGAAAGAGTGTGTAGACTTCCTGAATCAACCTGAGCCCCTGAATACACTCATTCAGCATCACAAACATCATGGCCACAAAGTTCCACAAG ctTTATCTTCCTCCGGTGATGATTGCATTCTTTCCAGCCTGTCCTATCACCTACCACATGTGGACAATGACAAAGGAGACACACTTGGCAGTGAgtcgaaaaaaaagaagaaagaagaaaactcCAAGGTGATAAATTCAGAATTGTTGCGGAATAACGATAGAAATGGACATAAGCATGTTATTGATCTGACTGAAGACCAAGGAGCTTCTGTTGAAGTAATACTTCAACCCTTTGATGAAAGTGAGtctaatgatgatgatgacatggACAAAGAATGGTTCCACCATTTGAAAACTGGCAGTACGACATCCTCAAAAACCTTCAAGTGTCTTGTCTGTGGCAGAGATTTTGGTTCCCCAAGGAAACTAAAGGAACACAAGATTACCCATAGTGGTTGCTGTACAAACCCAACGAGTCAGTCAAATTATGTGGGCCAAAGTAGcttttttgagaaaataaatgtaCAGCCTAAACCAAAGACTTTTGAGAATAATGCTTCTAGAAGTGAGAATAGGCTTTCATCATGTGCAAGTGCCACAACACATAACCCATCAAATCTATACAGTCTTCAAAATTCTGAGCAGTCTAATGATGACTCTAGTCTTGTTTGTCATGTTTGTGGCAAGTCTTTCACTTACCCAAAGAATTTTGACAAACACCAGAGGACTTGTGTGGTTAGTAGTAAACGACAAGCAGAGACAGACCCACAGTGTTCCACAAGCTTAGCTCATCACTCCAAACCAAACCCTGTTGATAAGACCAAAGAGTATTTCTTCACTGAAACTGGGCTTTCAAATGGTCTACCCCAGGAATCAATATCTTTGGACTCACCACAAGAGCAGATGTGTAAAAGAAGCAGTCGTGTCAAACAATGCTCCGCATGCGGGGAAGTATTTACTTGTTCTGTTGACTTGATGAGGCACATGAGATGCCACACTGAACACAGTCCTTACCTTTGTTCTTATTGTGGGAAACACTTTGACAACTACGAAGACTGCGAGACGCACCAGGAAGGTAAATGCAGAGTTTCACACCAGCATTCACAAGACAATTCATCGGGCAACGCAAATAAAAGGAATCAGGAGAATAGCGTTGTTTCAAGTGGTATAACTCAGATCCCAACAACCCGAGACGCATCTGCCAACTCGCAGGCTAAGTCGACCCTGACGTGTCAAGAATGTGGCCAGGCTTTTACTTACTACAAGAGTTTTGAGAAGCACCAGAGCAGATGTTCCAAAAGAGCTCCTCGAAGGAAAAAGCCAACAAATGCAAACCATTGCGTTATCAATGCTTGTAATTTCCGATCAGCTGACAATTCCGACGGGAGACATGCTGAGGCAAGTTCTGAAACGAAGGAAAGTGAAACTGCAAAAACTCTGACCTCGGCAGAACACGCAGATGACTCCCAGACTGAATCTCGCGCCATCAAGTGCACCATGTGTGAGAAGAACTTCTCAGAAATTGTCCTCATGAAAAGACATTATTCCAAATCCCATAAAGTTAGAGGCTCATACCCCTGTCCTTTGTGTAAGAGAACGTTTGTGAGGTTGTGCGAGTTGGTTCGACATCAGCAAAACAAAAGACTGTACCAGTGCGCCGCCTGCAAGAAATGTTACACAAAGCCAGGACTACTAAATGATCATGAAAAAGTCCATAGCGCAAGTGTGGCACCACACATCTGTGAAACGTGCGGGAAAAGCTTCAAATCTCTCGCTCATCTGATTCTGCACCAGAGCAAGCATAGAGAACGGCAACCTAGTGTTTGTTCCTACTGTGGGAAACAGTTCAGTACGAAAGACTGCCTGAGAGCGCATATGGTGAGGCACACAGGTGGTTACCCGTGCCCTGTCTGCGGGAAGAAATTCTACCAAAAAACATACCTTAAATGGCATCTGTATAAACACACGGGGCAAGAGCCGTACCTTTGCGACACATGTGGGAAAGGCTGGCCGAGTGCAGCTCAGCTCAAGCTTCACATGATTGAACATACGGAGGAAAGGCCGTTCAAGTGCGAGGACTGCGGTGCGTGTTACAAGAGGGGATCCCATTTGATGGCTCACCGCAGAGCCAAACATATCAGGTTGCGGCCATTTGTGTGCGAGGTTTGCAGCAAAGCCTTTAGATTAAACGGTGAGCTGAAAAAACACATGATGGTTCACACAGGGGAACGGCCATTCACGTGTCCAAGGTGTGACAAAAGATTCACGAGAAATTCTCGCCTTAGGGAACACAGAGAAAAAGCATGTCTGTAA
- the LOC116046035 gene encoding zinc finger protein 14-like isoform X1 — translation MSKILMDHGFLPLSSLRLIVPPLQLVSAALWEIVKQGAVMYYGLLEEFVTSVLETVPELLTYTERVQLAMGLRAKVVLELCSNRDFASPQAIQPHLSRINTYITHQDKETSSSEVKASVTNFLKLVQTLVDDQCQRDTFYQKIFPTVFGPKYDSALLALMRKFLFNLQKLLPVPNLEQTSLWLSLSPSILKECVDFLNQPEPLNTLIQHHKHHGHKVPQALSSSGDDCILSSLSYHLPHVDNDKGDTLGSESKKKKKEENSKVINSELLRNNDRNGHKHVIDLTEDQGASVEVILQPFDESESNDDDDMDKEWFHHLKTGSTTSSKTFKCLVCGRDFGSPRKLKEHKITHSGCCTNPTSQSNYVGQSSFFEKINVQPKPKTFENNASRSENRLSSCASATTHNPSNLYSLQNSEQSNDDSSLVCHVCGKSFTYPKNFDKHQRTCVVSSKRQAETDPQCSTSLAHHSKPNPVDKTKEYFFTETGLSNGLPQESISLDSPQEQMCKRSSRVKQCSACGEVFTCSVDLMRHMRCHTEHSPYLCSYCGKHFDNYEDCETHQEGKCRVSHQHSQDNSSGNANKRNQENSVVSSGITQIPTTRDASANSQAKSTLTCQECGQAFTYYKSFEKHQSRCSKRAPRRKKPTNANHCVINACNFRSADNSDGRHAEASSETKESETAKTLTSAEHADDSQTESRAIKCTMCEKNFSEIVLMKRHYSKSHKVRGSYPCPLCKRTFVRLCELVRHQQNKRLYQCAACKKCYTKPGLLNDHEKVHSASVAPHICETCGKSFKSLAHLILHQSKHRERQPSVCSYCGKQFSTKDCLRAHMVRHTGGYPCPVCGKKFYQKTYLKWHLYKHTGQEPYLCDTCGKGWPSAAQLKLHMIEHTEERPFKCEDCGACYKRGSHLMAHRRAKHIRLRPFVCEVCSKAFRLNGELKKHMMVHTGERPFTCPRCDKRFTRNSRLREHREKACL, via the exons ATGAGCAAGATATTAATGGACCATG gtttccttcctctttcctctctccgTCTTATCGTGCCCCCTCTGCAGCTTGTGTCTGCAGCTCTGTGGGAGATAGTGAAGCAGGGAGCTGTGATGTACTATGGTCTGCTGGAGGAGTTCGTTACCTCAGTGCTGGAAACAGTCCCTGAACTGctcacatacacagagagagtCCAACTAGCTATGGGCCTACGTGCAAAG GTGGTGCTAGAGTTGTGCAGCAACAGGGATTTTGCCAGCCCACAGGCCATCCAGCCTCATCTGAGCAGAATAAACACCTACATTACACACCAGGATAAAGAG ACTTCCAGCTCTGAGGTAAAAGCATCAGTGACAAACTTCCTGAAGCTTGTTCAAACTCTAGTGGATGACCAATGTCAGAGAGATACATTTTATCAG AAAATCTTTCCAACAGTGTTCGGCCCTAAATATGACTCAGCCCTACTGGCTCTAATGAGAAAGTTCCTCTTCAATCTGCAGAAGCTTTTACCTGTTCCAAACCTTGAACAA ACTTCCCTTTGGCTCAGTCTCTCTCCTTCTATCTTGAAAGAGTGTGTAGACTTCCTGAATCAACCTGAGCCCCTGAATACACTCATTCAGCATCACAAACATCATGGCCACAAAGTTCCACAAG ctTTATCTTCCTCCGGTGATGATTGCATTCTTTCCAGCCTGTCCTATCACCTACCACATGTGGACAATGACAAAGGAGACACACTTGGCAGTGAgtcgaaaaaaaagaagaaagaagaaaactcCAAGGTGATAAATTCAGAATTGTTGCGGAATAACGATAGAAATGGACATAAGCATGTTATTGATCTGACTGAAGACCAAGGAGCTTCTGTTGAAGTAATACTTCAACCCTTTGATGAAAGTGAGtctaatgatgatgatgacatggACAAAGAATGGTTCCACCATTTGAAAACTGGCAGTACGACATCCTCAAAAACCTTCAAGTGTCTTGTCTGTGGCAGAGATTTTGGTTCCCCAAGGAAACTAAAGGAACACAAGATTACCCATAGTGGTTGCTGTACAAACCCAACGAGTCAGTCAAATTATGTGGGCCAAAGTAGcttttttgagaaaataaatgtaCAGCCTAAACCAAAGACTTTTGAGAATAATGCTTCTAGAAGTGAGAATAGGCTTTCATCATGTGCAAGTGCCACAACACATAACCCATCAAATCTATACAGTCTTCAAAATTCTGAGCAGTCTAATGATGACTCTAGTCTTGTTTGTCATGTTTGTGGCAAGTCTTTCACTTACCCAAAGAATTTTGACAAACACCAGAGGACTTGTGTGGTTAGTAGTAAACGACAAGCAGAGACAGACCCACAGTGTTCCACAAGCTTAGCTCATCACTCCAAACCAAACCCTGTTGATAAGACCAAAGAGTATTTCTTCACTGAAACTGGGCTTTCAAATGGTCTACCCCAGGAATCAATATCTTTGGACTCACCACAAGAGCAGATGTGTAAAAGAAGCAGTCGTGTCAAACAATGCTCCGCATGCGGGGAAGTATTTACTTGTTCTGTTGACTTGATGAGGCACATGAGATGCCACACTGAACACAGTCCTTACCTTTGTTCTTATTGTGGGAAACACTTTGACAACTACGAAGACTGCGAGACGCACCAGGAAGGTAAATGCAGAGTTTCACACCAGCATTCACAAGACAATTCATCGGGCAACGCAAATAAAAGGAATCAGGAGAATAGCGTTGTTTCAAGTGGTATAACTCAGATCCCAACAACCCGAGACGCATCTGCCAACTCGCAGGCTAAGTCGACCCTGACGTGTCAAGAATGTGGCCAGGCTTTTACTTACTACAAGAGTTTTGAGAAGCACCAGAGCAGATGTTCCAAAAGAGCTCCTCGAAGGAAAAAGCCAACAAATGCAAACCATTGCGTTATCAATGCTTGTAATTTCCGATCAGCTGACAATTCCGACGGGAGACATGCTGAGGCAAGTTCTGAAACGAAGGAAAGTGAAACTGCAAAAACTCTGACCTCGGCAGAACACGCAGATGACTCCCAGACTGAATCTCGCGCCATCAAGTGCACCATGTGTGAGAAGAACTTCTCAGAAATTGTCCTCATGAAAAGACATTATTCCAAATCCCATAAAGTTAGAGGCTCATACCCCTGTCCTTTGTGTAAGAGAACGTTTGTGAGGTTGTGCGAGTTGGTTCGACATCAGCAAAACAAAAGACTGTACCAGTGCGCCGCCTGCAAGAAATGTTACACAAAGCCAGGACTACTAAATGATCATGAAAAAGTCCATAGCGCAAGTGTGGCACCACACATCTGTGAAACGTGCGGGAAAAGCTTCAAATCTCTCGCTCATCTGATTCTGCACCAGAGCAAGCATAGAGAACGGCAACCTAGTGTTTGTTCCTACTGTGGGAAACAGTTCAGTACGAAAGACTGCCTGAGAGCGCATATGGTGAGGCACACAGGTGGTTACCCGTGCCCTGTCTGCGGGAAGAAATTCTACCAAAAAACATACCTTAAATGGCATCTGTATAAACACACGGGGCAAGAGCCGTACCTTTGCGACACATGTGGGAAAGGCTGGCCGAGTGCAGCTCAGCTCAAGCTTCACATGATTGAACATACGGAGGAAAGGCCGTTCAAGTGCGAGGACTGCGGTGCGTGTTACAAGAGGGGATCCCATTTGATGGCTCACCGCAGAGCCAAACATATCAGGTTGCGGCCATTTGTGTGCGAGGTTTGCAGCAAAGCCTTTAGATTAAACGGTGAGCTGAAAAAACACATGATGGTTCACACAGGGGAACGGCCATTCACGTGTCCAAGGTGTGACAAAAGATTCACGAGAAATTCTCGCCTTAGGGAACACAGAGAAAAAGCATGTCTGTAA
- the LOC116046039 gene encoding NAD-dependent protein deacylase sirtuin-5, mitochondrial-like, whose translation MLLQNRAVFALGLRMYSTHVMKGPLMDKANPNSELSEFRNVFSKAKHIAIITGAGVSAESGLLTFRGENEKWRKWKSQDLSTPEAFSRTPSRVWEFYHYRRELALNKTPTAAHLAIAECEARLRKQGRSVVVITQCTDDLHRQAGSKHVLKVHGSLMETRCVSCGYVTVNNRSPICAALKDKGAPDPDVPDAQIPVDKLPRCGESDCNGLLRPNVVFFGETLDSHILTKVEKEMETCDLCLVVGTSSIVYPAAMFGPQIASRGVPVAEFNTQTTPKTEYFTYHFQGPCGTTLPPALAQHESEVI comes from the exons ATGCTTCTCCAAAATCGAGCTGTGTTTGCACTTGGTCTTCGCATGTACTCCACTCATGTGATGAAAGGACCTTTGATGGATAAAGCAAATCCCAACTCAG AACTGTCTGAATTCCGCAACGTCTTTTCCAAAGCCAAGCACATAGCAATCATCACAGGGGCAGGTGTGAGTGCAGAGAGTGGACTACTAACCTTCAGGGGAGAAAATGAGAAGTGGAGGAAGTGGAAATCTCAG GACCTGTCGACCCCAGAGGCCTTCTCTCGCACCCCGTCTCGGGTCTGGGAGTTCTACCATTACAGAAGGGAGCTGGCTTTGAACAAGACGCCCACTGCTGCCCATCTGGCTATAGCAGAGTGTGAGGCCCGGCTGAGGAAGCAGGGGCGCTCTGTGGTTGTCATCACCCAGTGCACAGACGACCTCCACCGACAGGCCGGGTCCAAACATGTGCTCAAAGTTCATG GCAGTCTGATGGAAACGCGCTGTGTGAGTTGTGGATATGTCACCGTGAACAACCGAAGCCCCATATGTGCTGCCCTTAAGGACAAAGG TGCACCTGACCCAGATGTTCCTGATGCCCAGATTCCTGTGGATAAACTGCCAAG GTGTGGTGAAAGTGACTGCAACGGTCTGCTGAGGCCCAATGTGGTGTTTTTTGGTGAAACTCTGGACTCTCATATCCTGACCAAGGTGGAAAAAGAGATGGAAACCTGTGATCTCTGTCTGGTG GTGGGCACGTCTTCAATCGTTTACCCAGCAGCCATGTTTGGCCCCCAGATTGCATCCAGGGGTGTCCCAGTGGCGGAGtttaacacacaaacaacaccaaAAACGGAGTACTTCAC gtatcACTTCCAGGGTCCATGTGGAACTACGCTGCCTCCAGCTTTGGCGCAACATGAGTCAGAGGTTATTTAA